A single Corvus hawaiiensis isolate bCorHaw1 chromosome 26, bCorHaw1.pri.cur, whole genome shotgun sequence DNA region contains:
- the ATAD2 gene encoding ATPase family AAA domain-containing protein 2 isoform X5: MERKHLRVSRTLKTRADAKAAEQAHEENGDLEVRRSCRLRQSRYTTTNDSVLFDKLITNTAEAVLQKMDDMEKMRRRRRMGDLEEFHDTEEESLDMERTDEEIADNQGGSSEESEAKEDDGEDTRKRYSFRQRKTVERYQAPLQKPRQRKMYFADRSSPVRQRDSCKGTNRRRHTVPSSDSSSSSDDEEDFERQRKNRNLRRSLPVNFRKSDLKGVHKDRMKIGASLADVDPVQIDCSVRFDGVGGLSDHISALKEMVVFPLLYPEVFERFKIQPPRGCLFYGPPGTGKTLVARALANECSQGDRRVAFFMRKGADCLSKWVGESERQLRLLFDQAYQMRPSIIFFDEIDGLAPVRSSKQDQVHSSVVSTLLALMDGLDSRGEVVVIGATNRLDSIDPALRRPGRFDREFLFSLPNKEARKEIFKIHTRDWTLKPLDKFLEELAEKCVGYCGADIKALCAEAALCALRRRYPQIYERSEKLQLDIASIKITAKDFVMAMQKTVPASQRAVASPGRALSPILKPLLENTLERILQALQRVFPHAELALKKDQQQGNDVIDSEEESPSIFEEKPTHKMPDREKAEFLTLNRNPRCQPTSFRPRFLLVEDPGCGQAFHLAPAVIHALEKFPVYTLDLPALFVSTTSPEETCAQLMREAQRTAPSIIYVPQIPLWWETVGPTVKAVFTTLLQNIPTFAPVLLLATTDVKHGDLPEEIKALFNKDHEEVFKIQWPTCAERRSFFEDLVMKQAAEPPASKNNSVRRPLEVLPVAPPPKPRQLTEEEIRQLEEQEEDTLRELRIYLRDVTHRLVIDRRFRAFTKPVDPEEVPDYNAVIKQPMDLSTVLSKIDTHQYPTARDFLQDIDLICSNALEYNPVKDPGDRLLRHRACALRDTAYSIVREEMDEDFEQRCQEIKQSRKQRGSDCASSYFCVLPKEDSVPGCTKTDPKCNENLKMPAGPVDASTPCSKGKSKRKRRKNRASSSIAAKKRNVQFNKENKIPEDENEVESNEESNTDCAEFAASQDAPIEEHENVLQERQKNGTENERERVLLVGKSPGKKREHSDLREQSEMPDCQKAGTSEDGGSNDLWVHRMTRARSSQVEEKQLGCGGKAMKIGTQRVFVDYCELKQVLHSIAVVTENVSIFRMEKLYAVLSQCIYQHREDGDKNELVKAMKKEITAFSYP, from the exons ATGGAGAGAAAACACCTTAGAG TGTCCAGAACACTGAAGACCAGAGCTGATGCAAAAGCTGCTGAGCAAGCCCATGaagaaaatggggatttggagGTTCGCCGCAGCTGCAGGCTTCGACAAAGCCGTTACACCACTACAAATGACTCTGTTTTGTTTGACAAACTTATAACAAA TACTGCAGAAGCAGTCTTGCAAAAAATGGATGACATGGAGAAGATGCGTAGACGGCGGAGGATGGGAGACCTGGAGGAGTTCCACGACACAGAAGAA gaaAGCCTCGATATGGAAAGGACTGACGAAGAAATAGCTGATAATCAAG GGGGTTCCTCAGAAGAAAGTGAAGCCAAAGAAGACGATGGTGAAGACACTCGAAAGCGTTACTCCTTTCGGCAGAGGAAAACTGTTGAGCGTTATCAAGCTCCATTGCAAA AACCAAGACAAcgtaaaatgtattttgctgaCAGGTCTTCGCCCGTCAGACAGAGAGATTCATGCAAGGGAACTAACAG ACGGAGACACACAGTCCCCAGCAGTGATTCCTCTTCCTCATCTGATGATGAAGAGGATTTtgagaggcagaggaagaacagaaatttaAGAAG GTCTCTTCCTGTCAACTTTCGGAAAAGTGATTTAAAGGGAGTTCACAAGGACCGCATGAAAATTGGAGCGAGTCTGGCTGATGTTGATCCAGTGCAAATAGATTGTTCA GTACGATTTGATGGCGTGGGTGGTCTTTCTGACCACATTTCAGCTTTAAAAGAGATGGTGGTTTTTCCATTGCTTTATCCAGAAGTCTTTGAGAGGTTCAAAATTCAACCTCCAAG agGCTGTCTATTCTATGGCCCACCAGGGACTGGAAAGACATTGGTTGCTCGTGCACTTGCTAATGAATGTAGCCAAGGTGACAGGAGAGTAGCCTTTTTTATGAGAAAAGGTGCTGACTGCCTCAGTAAATGGGTCGGGGAATCTGAACGACAGCTTCGTTTGTTATTTGATCAG GCCTACCAGATGCGAccttcaattattttctttgatgAGATCGATGGTCTTGCTCCTGTACGGTCCAGTAAACAAGACCAGGTTCATAG CTCTGTTGTATCCACACTTCTGGCACTTATGGATGGCTTAGACAGCAGAGGAGAGGTTGTGGTAATTGGAGCCACCAACAGGCTGGATTCTATAGATCCTGCTTTACGAAGACCAGGACGCTTTGATCGAGAATTCCTCTTCAGCTTGCCAAACAAAGAG gcgagaaaagagattttcaaaATCCACACACGAGACTGGACCCTGAAGCCATTGGACAAGTTTCTTGAAGAGCTGGCTGAGAAATGTGTTG GATACTGTGGTGCTGATATTAAAGCCTTATGTGCTGAAGCTGCTCTCTGCGCTTTGCGCCGCCGCTATCCTCAGATATATGAAAGGAGTGAGAAACTGCAGTTGGACATTGCTTCaattaaaataacagcaaagGATTTTGTCATGGCCATGCAGAAGACTGTTCCAGCTTCCCAGAGGGCTGTGGCTTCACCTGGACGAGCGCTATCACCTATTTTAAAACCACTGTTAGAAAATACTCTGGAAAGAATTTTACAAGCCTTGCAGAGAGTATTTCCCCACGCAGAGCTTGCACTGAAGAAGGACCAACAGCAAG GAAATGATGTGATTGACAGTGAAGAGGAATCACCATCAATCTTTGAAGAGAAGCCAACTCATAAAATGCCTGATCGTGAAAAGGCAGAATTCCTCACTTTAAACAG AAATCCTCGTTGCCAGCCAACATCTTTCAGGCCACGGTTCTTATTAGTTGAAGATCCAGGGTGTGGGCAGGCTTTTCATCTGGCACCTGCAGTAATCCATGCCCTGGAGAAGTTTCCCGTTTATACACTAGACCTGCCTGCTTTATTTGTTAGTACCACATCCCCAGAAGAAACATGTGCACAG TTGATGCGAGAAGCTCAAAGAACAGCACCAAGTATCATTTATGTCCCACAAATCCCTTTGTGGTGGGAGACTGTTGGACCTACAGTGAAAGCTGTTTTTACAACACTACTGCAGAACATTCCAACGTTTGCTCCAGTTCTGCTCCTTGCAACAACTGATGTGAAACATGGAGATCTCCCAGAAGAG ATAAAAGCTTTGTTTAATAAGGATCATGAAGAAGTTTTCAAAATCCAGTGGCCTACCTGTGCTGAAAGAAGAAGTTTTTTTGAGGACTTAGTTATGAAGCAAGCTGCTGAACCTCCTGCATCAAAAAACAACTCAG TTCGGCGGCCATTGGAAGTTCTGCCTGTAGCACCACCACCTAAGCCCCGACAGCtgacagaggaagaaataagacagctggaggagcaggaagaggataCATTGCGTGAACTGAGGATTTATTTAAGGGATGTGACTCACAGACTTGTCATTGACAGACGTTTCAGGGCATTCACAAAGCCTGTTGACCCAGAGGAG GTACCTGATTACAATGCTGTTATTAAACAACCCATGGACCTCTCCACAGTTCTCTCCAAGATTGACACGCACCAGTACCCAACTGCAAGAGACTTTCTTCAAGATATTGATCTCATCTGTAGCAATGCTTTAGAGTACAACCCAGTTAAAGATCCTGGAG ATCGTCTCCTTAGGCACAGAGCCTGTGCTTTGAGAGATACTGCCTATTCCATAGTGAGGGAGGAAATGGATGAAGATTTTGAACAACGCTGTCAAGAAATCAAACAATCTCGTAAGCAAAGAG GTTCAGACTGCGCTTCCTCTTACTTCTGTGTATTGCCAAAGGAGGACTCTGTTCCTGGGTGTACGAAAACAGACCCAAAGTGTAACGAAAACCTGAAGATGCCAGCAGGGCCTGTAGATGCCAGTACCCCCTGTTCTAAGG GTAAGTCAAAAAGAAAACGCAGAAAGAATAGAGCGTCTTCAAGTATTGCAGCAAAGAAGAGGAATGTTCAGttcaataaagaaaataaaattcctgaAGATGAAAATGAAGTAGAGAGTAATGAAGAGTCTAACACAGATTGCGCTGAATTTGCAGCCTCTCAGGATGCTCCTATTGAAGAACATGAAAATGTACTTCAAGAACGACAGAAAAATgggacagaaaatgaaagagagagagTTCTCCTTGTGGGTAAATCTcctggaaaaaagagagaacattCAGACCTTAGAGAGCAGAGTGAGATGCCAGATTGTCAAAAAGCTGGAACTTCTGAAGACGGAGGTTCAAATG ATTTGTGGGTACACCGTATGACTCGTGCGAGATCTTCTCAGGTGGAAGAGAAGCAGCTGGGATGTGGTGGGAAAGCCATGAAAATTGGCACACAGAGAGTGTTTGTGGATTACTGTGAGCTCAAA caagtGTTGCATTCTATTGCCGTGGTAACTGAGAACGTCAGTATATTTCGCATGGAAAAACTATATGCTGTCCTTAGCCAGTGCATTTACCAACATCGGGAAGATGGTGACAAAAACGAATTAGTGAAG gcaatgaaaaaagaaattacagccTTCAGTTATCCATGA
- the ATAD2 gene encoding ATPase family AAA domain-containing protein 2 isoform X1: MVVLRSSAARPPRMAARGSHCRRPPFDLLDSSSEFISLEPPPLRSHRVWTRSGSARAAVSRGTRRAEEAKFSSGNIECFNGHCLRSMRKNMAPCSDSSFDKSMEILSENVNRHFSRQLAKPKSGPKKDYKEVSRTLKTRADAKAAEQAHEENGDLEVRRSCRLRQSRYTTTNDSVLFDKLITNTAEAVLQKMDDMEKMRRRRRMGDLEEFHDTEEESLDMERTDEEIADNQGGSSEESEAKEDDGEDTRKRYSFRQRKTVERYQAPLQKPRQRKMYFADRSSPVRQRDSCKGTNRRRHTVPSSDSSSSSDDEEDFERQRKNRNLRRSLPVNFRKSDLKGVHKDRMKIGASLADVDPVQIDCSVRFDGVGGLSDHISALKEMVVFPLLYPEVFERFKIQPPRGCLFYGPPGTGKTLVARALANECSQGDRRVAFFMRKGADCLSKWVGESERQLRLLFDQAYQMRPSIIFFDEIDGLAPVRSSKQDQVHSSVVSTLLALMDGLDSRGEVVVIGATNRLDSIDPALRRPGRFDREFLFSLPNKEARKEIFKIHTRDWTLKPLDKFLEELAEKCVGYCGADIKALCAEAALCALRRRYPQIYERSEKLQLDIASIKITAKDFVMAMQKTVPASQRAVASPGRALSPILKPLLENTLERILQALQRVFPHAELALKKDQQQGNDVIDSEEESPSIFEEKPTHKMPDREKAEFLTLNRNPRCQPTSFRPRFLLVEDPGCGQAFHLAPAVIHALEKFPVYTLDLPALFVSTTSPEETCAQLMREAQRTAPSIIYVPQIPLWWETVGPTVKAVFTTLLQNIPTFAPVLLLATTDVKHGDLPEEIKALFNKDHEEVFKIQWPTCAERRSFFEDLVMKQAAEPPASKNNSVRRPLEVLPVAPPPKPRQLTEEEIRQLEEQEEDTLRELRIYLRDVTHRLVIDRRFRAFTKPVDPEEVPDYNAVIKQPMDLSTVLSKIDTHQYPTARDFLQDIDLICSNALEYNPVKDPGDRLLRHRACALRDTAYSIVREEMDEDFEQRCQEIKQSRKQRGSDCASSYFCVLPKEDSVPGCTKTDPKCNENLKMPAGPVDASTPCSKGKSKRKRRKNRASSSIAAKKRNVQFNKENKIPEDENEVESNEESNTDCAEFAASQDAPIEEHENVLQERQKNGTENERERVLLVGKSPGKKREHSDLREQSEMPDCQKAGTSEDGGSNDLWVHRMTRARSSQVEEKQLGCGGKAMKIGTQRVFVDYCELKQVLHSIAVVTENVSIFRMEKLYAVLSQCIYQHREDGDKNELVKAMKKEITAFSYP; the protein is encoded by the exons ATGGTGGTCCTGCGGAGCAGCGCCGCCCGTCCGCCCCGCATGGCCGCCCGCGGCAGTCACTGTCGCCGGCCCCCCTTCGACCTGCTGGACTCCAGCTCCGAGTTTATCTCCTTGGAGCCCCCCCCCCTCAGGAGCCACCGCGTATGGACGCGCTCCGGGTCCGCCAGGGCCGCGGTATCCAGGGGGACCAGGAGAGCCGAGGAGGCC AAATTTTCCTCTGGCAACATTGAATGTTTCAATGGACACTGTTTAAGATCGATGAGAAAAAACATGGCGCCCTGTTCAGACTCTAGCTTTGACAAAAGCATGGAAATACTAAGTGAAAATGTCAATCGACACTTTTCAAG GCAGTTGGCAAAGCCAAAATCAGGCCCAAAAAAAGACTATAAAGAGG TGTCCAGAACACTGAAGACCAGAGCTGATGCAAAAGCTGCTGAGCAAGCCCATGaagaaaatggggatttggagGTTCGCCGCAGCTGCAGGCTTCGACAAAGCCGTTACACCACTACAAATGACTCTGTTTTGTTTGACAAACTTATAACAAA TACTGCAGAAGCAGTCTTGCAAAAAATGGATGACATGGAGAAGATGCGTAGACGGCGGAGGATGGGAGACCTGGAGGAGTTCCACGACACAGAAGAA gaaAGCCTCGATATGGAAAGGACTGACGAAGAAATAGCTGATAATCAAG GGGGTTCCTCAGAAGAAAGTGAAGCCAAAGAAGACGATGGTGAAGACACTCGAAAGCGTTACTCCTTTCGGCAGAGGAAAACTGTTGAGCGTTATCAAGCTCCATTGCAAA AACCAAGACAAcgtaaaatgtattttgctgaCAGGTCTTCGCCCGTCAGACAGAGAGATTCATGCAAGGGAACTAACAG ACGGAGACACACAGTCCCCAGCAGTGATTCCTCTTCCTCATCTGATGATGAAGAGGATTTtgagaggcagaggaagaacagaaatttaAGAAG GTCTCTTCCTGTCAACTTTCGGAAAAGTGATTTAAAGGGAGTTCACAAGGACCGCATGAAAATTGGAGCGAGTCTGGCTGATGTTGATCCAGTGCAAATAGATTGTTCA GTACGATTTGATGGCGTGGGTGGTCTTTCTGACCACATTTCAGCTTTAAAAGAGATGGTGGTTTTTCCATTGCTTTATCCAGAAGTCTTTGAGAGGTTCAAAATTCAACCTCCAAG agGCTGTCTATTCTATGGCCCACCAGGGACTGGAAAGACATTGGTTGCTCGTGCACTTGCTAATGAATGTAGCCAAGGTGACAGGAGAGTAGCCTTTTTTATGAGAAAAGGTGCTGACTGCCTCAGTAAATGGGTCGGGGAATCTGAACGACAGCTTCGTTTGTTATTTGATCAG GCCTACCAGATGCGAccttcaattattttctttgatgAGATCGATGGTCTTGCTCCTGTACGGTCCAGTAAACAAGACCAGGTTCATAG CTCTGTTGTATCCACACTTCTGGCACTTATGGATGGCTTAGACAGCAGAGGAGAGGTTGTGGTAATTGGAGCCACCAACAGGCTGGATTCTATAGATCCTGCTTTACGAAGACCAGGACGCTTTGATCGAGAATTCCTCTTCAGCTTGCCAAACAAAGAG gcgagaaaagagattttcaaaATCCACACACGAGACTGGACCCTGAAGCCATTGGACAAGTTTCTTGAAGAGCTGGCTGAGAAATGTGTTG GATACTGTGGTGCTGATATTAAAGCCTTATGTGCTGAAGCTGCTCTCTGCGCTTTGCGCCGCCGCTATCCTCAGATATATGAAAGGAGTGAGAAACTGCAGTTGGACATTGCTTCaattaaaataacagcaaagGATTTTGTCATGGCCATGCAGAAGACTGTTCCAGCTTCCCAGAGGGCTGTGGCTTCACCTGGACGAGCGCTATCACCTATTTTAAAACCACTGTTAGAAAATACTCTGGAAAGAATTTTACAAGCCTTGCAGAGAGTATTTCCCCACGCAGAGCTTGCACTGAAGAAGGACCAACAGCAAG GAAATGATGTGATTGACAGTGAAGAGGAATCACCATCAATCTTTGAAGAGAAGCCAACTCATAAAATGCCTGATCGTGAAAAGGCAGAATTCCTCACTTTAAACAG AAATCCTCGTTGCCAGCCAACATCTTTCAGGCCACGGTTCTTATTAGTTGAAGATCCAGGGTGTGGGCAGGCTTTTCATCTGGCACCTGCAGTAATCCATGCCCTGGAGAAGTTTCCCGTTTATACACTAGACCTGCCTGCTTTATTTGTTAGTACCACATCCCCAGAAGAAACATGTGCACAG TTGATGCGAGAAGCTCAAAGAACAGCACCAAGTATCATTTATGTCCCACAAATCCCTTTGTGGTGGGAGACTGTTGGACCTACAGTGAAAGCTGTTTTTACAACACTACTGCAGAACATTCCAACGTTTGCTCCAGTTCTGCTCCTTGCAACAACTGATGTGAAACATGGAGATCTCCCAGAAGAG ATAAAAGCTTTGTTTAATAAGGATCATGAAGAAGTTTTCAAAATCCAGTGGCCTACCTGTGCTGAAAGAAGAAGTTTTTTTGAGGACTTAGTTATGAAGCAAGCTGCTGAACCTCCTGCATCAAAAAACAACTCAG TTCGGCGGCCATTGGAAGTTCTGCCTGTAGCACCACCACCTAAGCCCCGACAGCtgacagaggaagaaataagacagctggaggagcaggaagaggataCATTGCGTGAACTGAGGATTTATTTAAGGGATGTGACTCACAGACTTGTCATTGACAGACGTTTCAGGGCATTCACAAAGCCTGTTGACCCAGAGGAG GTACCTGATTACAATGCTGTTATTAAACAACCCATGGACCTCTCCACAGTTCTCTCCAAGATTGACACGCACCAGTACCCAACTGCAAGAGACTTTCTTCAAGATATTGATCTCATCTGTAGCAATGCTTTAGAGTACAACCCAGTTAAAGATCCTGGAG ATCGTCTCCTTAGGCACAGAGCCTGTGCTTTGAGAGATACTGCCTATTCCATAGTGAGGGAGGAAATGGATGAAGATTTTGAACAACGCTGTCAAGAAATCAAACAATCTCGTAAGCAAAGAG GTTCAGACTGCGCTTCCTCTTACTTCTGTGTATTGCCAAAGGAGGACTCTGTTCCTGGGTGTACGAAAACAGACCCAAAGTGTAACGAAAACCTGAAGATGCCAGCAGGGCCTGTAGATGCCAGTACCCCCTGTTCTAAGG GTAAGTCAAAAAGAAAACGCAGAAAGAATAGAGCGTCTTCAAGTATTGCAGCAAAGAAGAGGAATGTTCAGttcaataaagaaaataaaattcctgaAGATGAAAATGAAGTAGAGAGTAATGAAGAGTCTAACACAGATTGCGCTGAATTTGCAGCCTCTCAGGATGCTCCTATTGAAGAACATGAAAATGTACTTCAAGAACGACAGAAAAATgggacagaaaatgaaagagagagagTTCTCCTTGTGGGTAAATCTcctggaaaaaagagagaacattCAGACCTTAGAGAGCAGAGTGAGATGCCAGATTGTCAAAAAGCTGGAACTTCTGAAGACGGAGGTTCAAATG ATTTGTGGGTACACCGTATGACTCGTGCGAGATCTTCTCAGGTGGAAGAGAAGCAGCTGGGATGTGGTGGGAAAGCCATGAAAATTGGCACACAGAGAGTGTTTGTGGATTACTGTGAGCTCAAA caagtGTTGCATTCTATTGCCGTGGTAACTGAGAACGTCAGTATATTTCGCATGGAAAAACTATATGCTGTCCTTAGCCAGTGCATTTACCAACATCGGGAAGATGGTGACAAAAACGAATTAGTGAAG gcaatgaaaaaagaaattacagccTTCAGTTATCCATGA